The Ranitomeya imitator isolate aRanImi1 chromosome 3, aRanImi1.pri, whole genome shotgun sequence genome has a window encoding:
- the LOC138671693 gene encoding heparan-sulfate 6-O-sulfotransferase 3-like — MGCTVELPEESHYGANATKYLAYNAQNSTETRLKTSGTRNFYYITMLRDPVSRYLSEWKHVQRGATWKASLHVCDGRSPTPDELPTCYLGDDWSGVTLQEFMDCNYNLANNRQVRMLADLSLVGCYNLTFMNESERNDILLQSAKNNLKNMAFYGLTEFQRKTQYLFERTFNLKFISPFTQFNTTRASNVDIDEWSRERIKELNYLDVQLYEYAKDLFLQRFQYTRQQEHQRKREKRKEERRLLREHKAHLFHKEERPTDISTTEDYNSQVARW; from the exons atgggctgcacggtcgagttgccagaagaaagtcattacggcgcaaatgccacaaagtatcttgcctacaatgcacaaaacagcacagagacacgcctcaaaacttctggaacaag GAACTTCTATTATATCACGATGCTGAGGGATCCAGTATCTCGCTACTTGAGTGAATGGAAGCATGTCCAGAGAGGAGCAACTTGGAAGGCTTCACTCCATGTCTGTGATGGACGAAGTCCAACACCAGATGAATTGCCCACGTGTTATCTTGGGGATGACTGGTCTGGAGTCACATTACAGGAGTTCATGGACTGTAACTACAACCTGGCCAATAATCGCCAGGTCCGAATGCTTGCTGACCTTAGTCTAGTTGGGTGTTATAACTTAACTTTTATGAATGAAAGTGAAAGGAATGATATTCTTCTACAGAGTGCCAAGAATAACCTTAAAAACATGGCTTTTTATGGCTTGACTGAGTTTCAAAGAAAAACACAATATTTATTTGAGAGAACATTTAATCTCAAGTTTATTTCTCCATTTACCCAATTCAACACTACCAGAGCCTCAAATGTGGACATTGATGAGTGGTCACGTGAACGTATTAAAGAACTTAACTATTTAGACGTGCAGTTATATGAATATGCCAAGGACCTTTTTTTACAACGCTTCCAGTATACCAGACAACAAGAACATCAGAGaaaaagagagaagagaaaggaagaaAGGAGACTTCTTAGGGAACATAAAGCCCACCTATTTCACAAGGAAGAAAGACCAACAGACATTTCTACTACTGAAGACTATAATAGTCAGGTAGCAAGATGGTGA